The region CTTGCCCATAGCATTGAAAATATTCCCATGCCAAAGTTGGAAAATCCCCTGCGAATTCTGACCCCTGCCAACGAAATCTTTGAAATTGCTTCCTGCTCCACCAAGGACTTTGGCTTTGCCATTGCTAATGCTCAAATTCCCCCTGGTGCTGGGCCTTTACCCCATGTCCATTACTACATCAATGAATTTTTCTGGCCTCCCCAGGGGGGCATCGAAATTTTCCACAGTGAACGTAAGTTTCCCGACATCAATGAGCCACCTACCATGGATGGGGCTGGCCGCGCCCCCTTGTACAGTGTTACGCCCCAACCAAAGCAAGTGATTTATTCGCCCCATACCTTTATGCACGGCTTTGTTAACCCCACAGATCAAACTTTGCCCATCACCATGATCTGGGTGCGGGATGCGGTAGCTCCAGACTTTGAATATCACGATGGCGGAATGCGGGAATATTTCTCTGCCGTTGGGGCCCACATTGAGGACTTGAACAACTTGCCCACTGTCACCTCTGCGGAACGGAACGCCTTTGTCACTGAAGCGCCAAAGTTCGGCATTAACCAAAGCTCGTTTATGATGCAGTATGTTTCTGCCATTAGTGATAAATTTCCGAATAATTTGGCCAAGCTGGAAAATACAAAAGCCTTGACTAAAGTGGTGGAAACAATTGAAGCTTTTAACCGTGGCGATAAATCGGTAACTTGCTCATGATTGCCTCTCCCCAAATCAAATTTGGAGTTCATACCTTTATCTGGAAAAAAGAATTTCTGGGGGAAGAAGAGTATGTTTTTGCAGAAGCAAAAGCTTGGGGTTTTGATGGGGTAGAAATTGCCAGCCACTTCTTTGATCAAATTGATCCTGGACGTCTGAAGGATTTTGCTTGTCAATCAGGCTTGGAGCTAACGTTTTGCACTAGTTTACCTCCGGGTTTATCCCTGACCACCGAGGATGAAGCCGGTTGGCGGGATTCCATTGCCTATCTACAAAGGGCAATTGCATTCTGTCAGCAATGTGGCATCACCCAACTGTCGGGACCGTTTCCCCATCCTGTGGGTCAACTCAGTGGGGAACCCCTACAAAAAAAGGAAACCATTCGTATGCAGGATGCCTTTAAGTTGGTGGCGGAAACCCTGGTTAAAACTGATATTAGATTGGCGATCGAGCCCCTAAATCGCTTTCAAGGTTATGCTCTAAACACCGTATCCCAAGGTTTAGAATTGCTCGATGCAGTGAATTGCTCTCAACTGGGACTATTACTGGATTTATTCCACATGAATATTGAAGAAAAAGATGTACTTCAAGCTTTTCATCAGGCAGGAAGTAGTTGCTTTCATATCCACGCCTGCGCTAAGGACAGAGGAACCCCCGGTAGTGATTCTTTTCCTTGGGATGATTGGTTTCAAGTTTTGCAAGAAATTAATTATCGAGGTTGGGTAACCATTGAAAGTTTTAATTTTGAAGACAAAGAATTAGCTTCCGGAGCCCGTCTTTGGCGTCCCCTAGCTCCTAGCAGTGCAGATATTGCCAGGGATGGAGTGAAATTTCTGCGGCAAACTTACCAAAATCAATAAATTTATCAAGTAAATAAACTATGAATAATCCCTTTATTTCCATCACCCTGCCATCTGGGTTTGACCACATCTACACCAATGTTGATGGAGTAACTCTCCATGCCATTGAAGGGGGAAGCGGGCAACCATTACTTTTACTTGGTGGCTGGCCCCAAACCTGTTATGTCTGGCGGTTATTGCTAGAAAAATTGGGACAACATTTCCGAGTTATTGCTTTAGATATGCGGGGTCAAGGGGATTCGGATATTCCCGATGGCCCCTATGATTGCGGTACAGCGGCAAGGGAAATCCAATCCTTTTTAGCAAAAAAAGAGATTAATTCTTTTTACTTAGTAGGTCACGACGTAGGGGCTTGGGCTGCCTTTACAGTGTTGAAATTTTTTCCCGACGCAGTGCTTGGAGCTGGGTTAATTGATGCGGCTATTCCTGGCTTAGTTAGTAATGATTTCTTTTCTGTGGTTAATGCCCCAAAAGTTTGGCAATTTTATTTCCATATGGTACCAGATTTAGCCAGTAGCTTGGTAGCGGGAAAAGAGAGGGAATATCTCAGTTGGTACTTCACTAACAAATCTAAGCGCAAGCAAAATCTCACTCCAGAAGTAATAGATTACTATGCCCGTTACTACAGTCGTCCTGGGGCGATGAAAGCTGGTTTTCTGTGGTATTCAGCCTTGGAGGAAACAACTAAAGCTAACACCCCAACCGAGGCTATCCGTTTTACCCAGCCCATTTTTGCTATGGGGGGGGAGTGTGCTACTAAATCGTTAATTTATAACGGTATTTCTCCCTATTGTGATGACATTACTAGTTACGTAATTGAACAGTGTGGTCATTACATTCCGGAGGAAGCACCGGAGGAAATTTTGCAGGCAATTTTAACCACTTTTACTACTACCAAGGAGTCTTGAATTATGCAACGAAGAGATTTGTTTAAATATGGTTTAGCCACCGGGGCTGGGGCGATCGCCAGTTATAGCTTCATGGGGGCTAAACCTTTACTGGCCCAGCAATCACCCGTTAGGAATGGCAAGTTTTGGCCCGACGATATCCGTTTACCGATTTCCCTTTCCCTCATGTTTGAAACGGGCAGTCAACCGGCAAAAGGCGCTCCTACTCCCTTTGGAAACTTTACGCCGCCGCCGGATTACTACGATATGCCTACCATTACCTGGTATCGGTACGGCTACACGGAAGGAGTGCCTCGCATTCTTGATTTGCTAGATAAGTACAAGATTAAAATGACATCCCATATGTCCGGGCGCACAGTGGAAATGTACCCAGACCGGGCGAAGGAAATTGTTCAACGTGGCCATGAAGCGGCGGCCCATGGTTGGGATTGGGACAATGAATTTAATATGACAGCCGTCCAGGAAAGGGATTTTATTCAACGTAACGTGGATATAGTACTAAAAGTTACGGGGCAGCGACCAGTAGGCTACAATGCACCAGGTTTACGAGGCTCAGTCAACATTCTTACTGTACTGAACGAATTGGGCTTTGTTTACCACATTGACGATGTCAGCCGAGATGAACCTTTCATTGTTAATCTTAACAATGAAAGGTTCATTATG is a window of Synechocystis sp. PCC 7338 DNA encoding:
- a CDS encoding sugar phosphate isomerase/epimerase, translated to MIASPQIKFGVHTFIWKKEFLGEEEYVFAEAKAWGFDGVEIASHFFDQIDPGRLKDFACQSGLELTFCTSLPPGLSLTTEDEAGWRDSIAYLQRAIAFCQQCGITQLSGPFPHPVGQLSGEPLQKKETIRMQDAFKLVAETLVKTDIRLAIEPLNRFQGYALNTVSQGLELLDAVNCSQLGLLLDLFHMNIEEKDVLQAFHQAGSSCFHIHACAKDRGTPGSDSFPWDDWFQVLQEINYRGWVTIESFNFEDKELASGARLWRPLAPSSADIARDGVKFLRQTYQNQ
- a CDS encoding alpha/beta fold hydrolase gives rise to the protein MNNPFISITLPSGFDHIYTNVDGVTLHAIEGGSGQPLLLLGGWPQTCYVWRLLLEKLGQHFRVIALDMRGQGDSDIPDGPYDCGTAAREIQSFLAKKEINSFYLVGHDVGAWAAFTVLKFFPDAVLGAGLIDAAIPGLVSNDFFSVVNAPKVWQFYFHMVPDLASSLVAGKEREYLSWYFTNKSKRKQNLTPEVIDYYARYYSRPGAMKAGFLWYSALEETTKANTPTEAIRFTQPIFAMGGECATKSLIYNGISPYCDDITSYVIEQCGHYIPEEAPEEILQAILTTFTTTKES
- a CDS encoding cupin domain-containing protein, whose product is MFRLKSWGWAVVLAIAVGGVVFFQNLAQSKDLLAHSIENIPMPKLENPLRILTPANEIFEIASCSTKDFGFAIANAQIPPGAGPLPHVHYYINEFFWPPQGGIEIFHSERKFPDINEPPTMDGAGRAPLYSVTPQPKQVIYSPHTFMHGFVNPTDQTLPITMIWVRDAVAPDFEYHDGGMREYFSAVGAHIEDLNNLPTVTSAERNAFVTEAPKFGINQSSFMMQYVSAISDKFPNNLAKLENTKALTKVVETIEAFNRGDKSVTCS
- a CDS encoding polysaccharide deacetylase family protein, with product MQRRDLFKYGLATGAGAIASYSFMGAKPLLAQQSPVRNGKFWPDDIRLPISLSLMFETGSQPAKGAPTPFGNFTPPPDYYDMPTITWYRYGYTEGVPRILDLLDKYKIKMTSHMSGRTVEMYPDRAKEIVQRGHEAAAHGWDWDNEFNMTAVQERDFIQRNVDIVLKVTGQRPVGYNAPGLRGSVNILTVLNELGFVYHIDDVSRDEPFIVNLNNERFIMVVPYAVYMNDIRAYEARYFPSELYLTELKRSFDRLYEEAAYRRRMMAVTMHDRLQRPEHVDVFEDFLKYVMKKPGVAFMKKIDIANFALNDKNTIREDIQNVYPNVPNFVPGATS